From a single Nicotiana tomentosiformis chromosome 2, ASM39032v3, whole genome shotgun sequence genomic region:
- the LOC104111134 gene encoding uncharacterized protein, translating into MSSVHSSTILAETISWYCTLFLAIMLVLSCCESTESEFAVQMHEQQNLAMKKLPLCDEIYVVREGETLHTISEKCGDPFIVEENPHIHDPDDVFPGLVIKITPYKNT; encoded by the coding sequence ATGTCTAGTGTTCATTCATCGACAATATTAGCCGAGACAATTTCATGGTATTGTACCTTGTTCTTGGCAATCATGTTGGTCTTGAGCTGCTGCGAATCCACAGAAAGTGAATTCGCAGTGCAAATGCATGAGCAGCAGAATTTGGCTATGAAGAAGCTGCCATTATGTGATGAAATTTATGTGGTGAGAGAAGGAGAAACATTGCATACAATAAGTGAGAAATGTGGAGATCCTTTTATTGTTGAAGAAAATCCACATATTCATGATCCTGATGATGTTTTCCCTGGCTTAGTTATCAAGATTACTCCTTACAAGAATACgtaa